From a single Bacillus sp. NEB1478 genomic region:
- a CDS encoding DegV family protein — protein sequence MIHIITDTGSDLPKQIMDELDIIMLPLVVQVNNEEYFDRSTIEPKQLYTYMKDGAAPKTAQVPPALIKETLETIAKKGESAIYITLSSGISGTYQTAVLMKNEVLEEYPDANIEVFDSQAASLGYGLMVYEAAKQAKDGKSFDEIIHTLNHYIEHLELIFTVDDLEYLLRGGRISKTAAVMGTLLKIKPVLHMEDGKLFPLEKLRGKKKVLGRMVEIMKERSQTTDNISTIGISHADDVETAQALKEMIIEETGNKNILITMIGCAIGAHAGPGTIALFFLNTPLKES from the coding sequence ATGATACATATAATTACTGATACAGGTTCCGATCTGCCGAAACAAATCATGGACGAGCTGGATATCATCATGCTTCCGCTAGTCGTTCAAGTTAACAACGAAGAATACTTCGATCGTTCAACGATTGAACCCAAACAGCTCTATACATATATGAAAGATGGTGCAGCTCCAAAGACTGCACAAGTACCTCCTGCTCTTATTAAAGAAACACTGGAAACTATCGCAAAAAAGGGAGAGTCTGCAATATACATCACACTGTCTTCTGGTATTAGCGGTACATACCAGACAGCTGTACTTATGAAAAATGAAGTGCTTGAAGAATATCCTGATGCTAATATCGAAGTCTTTGATAGTCAGGCTGCCTCTTTAGGATACGGTTTAATGGTATATGAAGCCGCTAAACAAGCTAAAGACGGCAAATCGTTTGACGAAATAATACATACCCTAAATCACTACATAGAGCACCTTGAACTTATTTTTACCGTAGATGACCTTGAATATTTATTGCGTGGCGGCAGAATAAGCAAAACAGCTGCAGTGATGGGTACTCTTTTAAAAATAAAACCTGTATTGCACATGGAAGACGGAAAGCTTTTCCCTCTTGAGAAATTAAGAGGCAAGAAAAAAGTGTTAGGCCGTATGGTTGAAATCATGAAAGAAAGATCGCAAACAACGGATAATATTTCAACAATTGGAATCAGTCATGCAGATGATGTTGAGACTGCCCAGGCTCTTAAAGAAATGATTATTGAAGAAACAGGAAATAAAAACATCCTGATTACGATGATCGGATGTGCCATCGGAGCACATGCTGGACCAGGCACGATTGCATTATTCTTTTTAAATACACCATTAAAAGAATCTTAA
- a CDS encoding DUF3941 domain-containing protein, with amino-acid sequence MTHRYTKDNDKRPEDNQAMNQLKNEAEMATKQKGKQPYSKKPDHL; translated from the coding sequence ATGACACATCGATATACAAAAGACAACGATAAGAGACCCGAAGACAATCAGGCAATGAATCAGCTGAAAAACGAAGCTGAGATGGCGACCAAACAAAAAGGCAAACAGCCATACTCGAAGAAGCCTGACCATTTATAA
- a CDS encoding histidine kinase N-terminal domain-containing protein, translated as MAECDTQVKGNKNLAQFLLEQKSNIVDMWLEHVLLPQNDPFYTEVKSNGLQTIDELIYFLESGSLEHVGTLTTKMAKERIEAKANIGDFVHNINIGRSIVYELLMCSLLKEQEKGEGVLLMQRYFDHLLLLSVEHYTSLKDSIIEDKNQFIQEMHHDRLTMLGQIAASFAHEFRNPLTSVKGFIYLLQKELEKTEQSEYYFEIIQNEMLSLEEKISQFLYLSKMRGLEDNLVKIPFTKLIKEMFAFMYPRFTEANIIVHLKLNEEVYINGDSSQIKQVLLNILVNAVEELSEWNGERKIEVTLKKKENHVELSICNNGKPIPDYLLENVFQPFVTTKSLGTGLGLSVCKQIVEKHNGTIEVKSKKEFTCFTISFPMV; from the coding sequence TTGGCAGAGTGCGATACTCAAGTAAAAGGGAATAAGAATCTCGCTCAGTTTTTACTAGAGCAGAAGTCAAATATTGTTGATATGTGGCTAGAACACGTGCTGCTTCCGCAGAATGACCCTTTTTATACAGAAGTTAAATCGAACGGGTTACAAACGATAGATGAATTAATTTATTTTTTAGAGAGCGGGTCTCTGGAACATGTAGGAACGCTTACAACTAAAATGGCCAAAGAACGTATAGAGGCGAAAGCGAACATCGGGGATTTTGTTCATAACATAAATATAGGCAGAAGCATAGTATATGAACTTTTGATGTGTTCATTATTGAAAGAGCAGGAAAAAGGGGAAGGCGTACTTCTGATGCAGCGCTATTTTGATCATTTATTGTTATTAAGCGTTGAGCACTATACATCTTTGAAGGATTCCATAATCGAAGACAAAAATCAGTTTATACAAGAAATGCATCATGATAGACTAACTATGCTTGGCCAGATCGCAGCCAGTTTTGCACATGAGTTTAGGAATCCGCTCACTTCGGTAAAAGGATTTATTTATTTGCTGCAAAAGGAATTGGAGAAGACAGAGCAATCAGAGTATTACTTTGAAATTATTCAAAATGAGATGCTTAGTCTTGAAGAAAAAATTAGTCAGTTTTTATATTTATCCAAAATGAGGGGCCTTGAGGACAATCTTGTTAAAATCCCTTTTACAAAATTGATTAAAGAAATGTTTGCATTTATGTATCCGCGATTTACTGAAGCAAATATTATCGTTCATCTAAAATTGAACGAAGAAGTATATATTAATGGTGACAGCTCACAAATCAAGCAAGTTCTACTTAACATATTAGTCAATGCCGTTGAAGAATTAAGCGAGTGGAATGGCGAAAGAAAAATCGAAGTGACATTAAAAAAGAAAGAAAATCATGTGGAACTTTCGATTTGCAACAACGGAAAACCGATTCCAGATTATTTATTAGAAAATGTATTCCAGCCATTTGTTACGACCAAATCGCTTGGCACGGGCCTTGGACTGTCTGTCTGTAAACAAATTGTTGAGAAACATAACGGAACCATTGAAGTAAAATCAAAAAAGGAATTTACGTGCTTTACGATTTCGTTTCCAATGGTTTAA
- a CDS encoding Ku protein produces the protein MHTMWKGAISFGLVNIPIKLFAATENKDIKMRYLHEKCHTPVQYEKICPSCEETVDAKEIVKGYEYEPGKFVVVEKEELDELAGVSDKSIEIIDFIQLEEIDPIFYNRSYFIGPGENGTKSFALLKKAMEDTGKIGLAKFTLRSKEHLAAVRVYKNGLVLETIFYPDEVRNVDHVPGLTDEVSLNDKELDMAKQLIEQLTAPFEPEKYEDEYREAVLELIHTKISGNEVKISKEKPKSNVVDLMEALQASINESKGKEKDTKREETKGKETKEQQEASEKSTKKKKSTNKKKASSS, from the coding sequence ATGCATACGATGTGGAAAGGTGCAATTAGCTTCGGTTTAGTAAATATACCGATTAAGTTATTTGCTGCTACAGAAAACAAAGACATTAAAATGAGATATTTACACGAAAAATGTCATACTCCTGTTCAATATGAAAAGATTTGTCCTTCATGTGAGGAAACAGTTGACGCAAAAGAAATCGTAAAAGGATATGAATATGAACCTGGCAAATTTGTTGTAGTCGAAAAAGAGGAACTTGACGAACTTGCTGGTGTCTCAGATAAATCCATAGAGATTATTGATTTTATACAATTAGAAGAAATTGATCCTATCTTCTATAACCGTTCTTATTTTATTGGTCCTGGAGAAAACGGAACAAAATCCTTTGCTCTTCTAAAAAAAGCTATGGAAGACACCGGGAAAATCGGATTAGCAAAATTTACTCTTCGCTCTAAAGAACATTTGGCAGCGGTTCGCGTTTATAAAAACGGCTTAGTTCTGGAAACGATTTTTTATCCGGATGAAGTACGAAACGTAGACCATGTTCCAGGCTTAACTGACGAAGTATCTCTTAATGATAAAGAGCTGGACATGGCTAAGCAGCTTATTGAACAGTTAACCGCGCCATTTGAACCGGAAAAATATGAAGATGAATACCGAGAAGCTGTTCTTGAACTAATCCATACAAAAATTTCTGGCAATGAAGTTAAAATCTCTAAAGAAAAACCGAAATCGAATGTTGTGGATTTAATGGAAGCACTGCAAGCTTCGATCAATGAAAGTAAAGGGAAAGAAAAAGACACAAAAAGAGAAGAAACAAAAGGAAAAGAGACGAAAGAACAACAAGAAGCTTCAGAAAAGAGTACCAAAAAGAAAAAATCAACGAACAAAAAGAAAGCATCTAGCTCTTAA
- a CDS encoding RNA ligase family protein translates to MKQHFLKPMLPTLAETLPVGVNWVYEVKYDGFRCLLYWDENTIIMTSRNGHPLHEIFPEIPAFLSVYTKKLSPYFPFLIDGELCILENPFKASFELVQKRGRLKSRAKIKHASSAFPSSFCAFDLLTITGKNICNEPFLRRKEVLIKIFGEMDIPAKEISIDSPFNYIPFTTDLSHIQELVVNHHGEGIVAKKTMSKWSTAARTPSWIKVKNLKMGTFFLLGLDTENGFFHVGILKEKIVTFIGLFAHGITDEEKEALVQIVKKNQSARRGSFIEIKPSICVELSFLELYKEQLRQPRFIRFRFDVKWEDCTWESLQKNN, encoded by the coding sequence ATGAAACAGCATTTTTTAAAACCAATGCTCCCCACTTTAGCGGAAACACTGCCAGTCGGAGTAAATTGGGTTTATGAAGTAAAATATGATGGATTTCGGTGTCTGCTTTATTGGGATGAGAATACGATTATCATGACATCAAGAAATGGCCATCCTTTACATGAAATTTTCCCTGAAATCCCTGCATTTCTATCTGTTTATACAAAAAAATTATCACCTTATTTCCCATTCTTAATTGATGGAGAATTATGCATTTTGGAAAATCCATTCAAAGCCAGTTTTGAACTGGTTCAAAAAAGAGGAAGACTCAAATCCCGTGCAAAAATCAAACACGCCTCTTCCGCATTCCCTTCATCTTTTTGTGCGTTTGACCTTCTTACGATAACCGGAAAAAACATTTGTAATGAACCTTTTTTGAGAAGAAAAGAAGTATTGATCAAGATTTTTGGTGAAATGGATATACCTGCTAAAGAAATATCGATTGATTCCCCATTCAATTACATTCCATTTACAACCGACTTAAGTCATATACAAGAGCTGGTTGTAAATCATCATGGTGAAGGAATCGTAGCGAAAAAGACAATGAGTAAATGGTCAACAGCTGCTAGAACTCCTTCTTGGATCAAAGTAAAAAACCTTAAAATGGGAACATTTTTTCTTCTTGGACTTGATACCGAAAATGGATTCTTTCATGTAGGAATTTTAAAAGAAAAAATCGTTACTTTCATCGGATTGTTTGCTCATGGGATTACAGATGAAGAGAAAGAAGCATTAGTTCAAATCGTGAAAAAAAATCAAAGTGCGCGAAGAGGTTCGTTTATCGAGATAAAACCTTCTATATGCGTTGAACTTTCCTTTTTGGAATTGTACAAAGAGCAACTAAGACAACCGCGTTTTATAAGGTTTCGGTTTGATGTGAAGTGGGAGGATTGTACATGGGAAAGCCTGCAAAAGAACAATTAA
- the ligD gene encoding non-homologous end-joining DNA ligase: protein MGKPAKEQLNVQINGDLVTITSPDKPLWPKVDLNKIEYINYLTQIAPYILPFLRNRALTVIRYPHGVGEERFYQKNCPDYAPEFVSTIRQEDIDYIVCNNLQTLIWLGNQLAFEFHIPFRLAEASFPSEIVMDLDPPSRNDFILSVEAALMIKEVCDNLHLKTFVKTSGNKGMQIYIPLPDNQISFEDTRLFTEFLAHYLIEREPRWFTIERLKKNRGNKCYIDYIQHAEGKTIIAPYSVRGNEDALIAAPLFWEEVSRTLKPELFPMPVMEQRIKEKGNPFESFFTAKDTQPILHIIKALKEKSL, encoded by the coding sequence ATGGGAAAGCCTGCAAAAGAACAATTAAATGTACAAATTAATGGTGATCTTGTAACGATTACGAGCCCTGATAAACCTTTGTGGCCAAAAGTGGATTTGAACAAAATTGAATATATTAATTACTTAACTCAAATTGCTCCTTATATCCTCCCGTTTTTAAGAAACAGAGCGTTAACAGTAATCCGTTATCCGCATGGAGTCGGCGAGGAACGTTTTTATCAAAAAAACTGTCCTGATTATGCACCTGAGTTTGTATCAACGATTCGCCAAGAAGACATTGACTATATTGTCTGCAATAACCTTCAGACCTTAATCTGGTTAGGCAATCAGCTTGCTTTTGAATTTCATATCCCATTCCGCTTAGCCGAAGCATCGTTCCCTTCAGAAATCGTTATGGATCTCGATCCTCCGTCTAGAAATGATTTTATATTATCTGTTGAAGCGGCTTTAATGATTAAAGAAGTCTGCGATAATCTTCACTTAAAGACATTTGTCAAAACGAGCGGTAATAAAGGAATGCAAATCTACATTCCGCTTCCAGACAATCAAATATCTTTTGAAGATACACGTCTATTTACAGAATTTTTAGCTCACTATTTGATTGAACGGGAACCCCGATGGTTTACAATTGAACGATTGAAAAAGAACCGAGGTAATAAATGCTATATTGATTATATTCAACATGCTGAAGGGAAAACCATTATCGCACCCTATTCTGTTAGAGGAAATGAAGATGCATTAATAGCAGCCCCTTTATTTTGGGAAGAAGTGTCTAGAACTTTAAAGCCAGAATTATTCCCAATGCCCGTTATGGAACAAAGAATTAAGGAAAAAGGAAATCCATTTGAATCCTTTTTTACTGCAAAAGATACACAGCCAATACTTCATATAATCAAGGCTCTCAAAGAAAAAAGCCTCTAG
- a CDS encoding LacI family DNA-binding transcriptional regulator, producing the protein MSVTIKDVAKLADVAPSTVSRVIANNPRISEKTKRKVKEAMDYLGYHPNFNARSLANRSTQAIGLVMPSSADKTMQNPFFPEVIRGISTMAHEQEYALYMSTGNTEEEIFEGVVRMVQGRRVDGIVMLYSRVDDNIMSYLQEQNFPFTVIGKPFKNAENITHIDNDNFKAAEEMTEYLLSLGHERIGFVGGNLNLVVTIDRLLGYEKAIRKANMPLNDEYIVHEEFLKEGGQEAIKELLALDNPPSALIVMDDLMSFGILHTLNELGLGVPEDISIVSFNNVMLSELSSPSLTSVDINIFQLGYEAAKGLLDCIQSPKHNPKRVTVPYKLVKRQSCGKF; encoded by the coding sequence ATGTCAGTTACCATTAAAGACGTAGCAAAATTAGCAGACGTTGCTCCTTCAACTGTTTCGCGTGTCATTGCCAACAATCCGCGAATATCAGAAAAGACAAAGAGAAAAGTGAAAGAGGCAATGGACTATCTCGGTTATCATCCGAATTTTAATGCAAGGAGTCTTGCGAACAGATCTACGCAGGCGATTGGACTTGTTATGCCAAGTTCAGCAGATAAGACGATGCAGAATCCATTTTTTCCAGAAGTCATTCGGGGCATTAGTACCATGGCCCATGAACAGGAATATGCATTATACATGTCTACAGGAAACACAGAGGAAGAGATCTTTGAAGGTGTAGTCCGCATGGTGCAAGGCCGCCGAGTAGATGGAATCGTGATGCTATATTCTCGTGTGGATGACAACATCATGTCATATTTGCAAGAACAAAACTTTCCCTTCACGGTTATAGGCAAGCCATTTAAAAACGCTGAAAATATTACGCATATTGATAACGATAATTTTAAAGCGGCAGAGGAAATGACTGAGTATTTGCTTTCATTGGGACATGAACGGATTGGTTTTGTTGGAGGTAATTTGAACTTAGTTGTAACCATTGACAGATTGTTAGGTTATGAAAAAGCCATACGAAAAGCTAATATGCCATTAAATGATGAATACATCGTTCATGAAGAGTTTTTAAAAGAGGGCGGACAGGAAGCGATTAAAGAATTGTTGGCCTTAGATAATCCTCCTTCTGCATTAATTGTAATGGATGATTTAATGTCGTTTGGTATTCTGCATACGTTAAATGAGCTTGGTCTTGGTGTACCAGAAGATATTTCGATCGTTAGTTTTAACAATGTAATGTTATCTGAGTTATCCTCACCATCCTTAACGTCAGTAGATATCAACATTTTTCAATTAGGATATGAAGCGGCTAAAGGTTTATTAGATTGTATTCAAAGTCCTAAGCATAATCCTAAGCGTGTCACAGTGCCATATAAACTTGTAAAACGCCAATCATGCGGTAAGTTCTAA
- a CDS encoding alpha-amylase family glycosyl hydrolase, producing MGKRMILLAVSFLLFLSVQNKAFAEKKEERTWKDENIYFIMIDRFNNGDKENDFEADPNDPTAYQGGDFKGIMDKLDYLKSLGVTAIWMTPVVKNEPKGYHGYWTEDFFETEEHFGTKEELKQLVKESHDRGIKIILDFVVNHTGYNHPWLQDPSKKNWFHPELEITNWDDQKNVENGWLAGLPDLNTENPATRKYLLDAAQYWIKETDIDGYRLDTVKHVPKDFWKEFSRKVQETKPDFYLIGEVWHNDPRYIAEYNKAGIQSFVDYPLFNEMVKAFRESGQSLSELQSVWERNKYYYNDPYTLGNFIDNHDNIRFVREALLKQENPEKRLKLALTYLYTAPGIPILYQGTEHMMDGAQDPDNRKMTDFNQNKNIETFTASLANLRQKYTALRRGDQKMIVDDGAIAVFKRKYKNETIYVVYNNDKKKHTINFSEKDLKQHKLLNLLKDEEINVNDNKVSIEMKGETAQVFILRESKMNTMLYVGIGLVLIFVLFLYLFFKSKKKSS from the coding sequence ATGGGCAAAAGAATGATTCTCTTGGCTGTCTCGTTTCTTCTTTTTTTATCTGTACAGAATAAAGCGTTTGCAGAAAAAAAGGAAGAACGGACATGGAAAGATGAAAACATTTATTTTATAATGATTGACCGGTTTAATAATGGTGATAAAGAGAATGACTTTGAAGCAGATCCTAATGATCCAACCGCTTATCAAGGCGGGGATTTTAAAGGGATTATGGACAAACTGGATTATTTAAAAAGCTTAGGTGTTACAGCAATTTGGATGACGCCGGTCGTGAAAAACGAACCAAAAGGCTATCATGGGTATTGGACGGAAGATTTTTTTGAAACAGAAGAACATTTCGGAACGAAAGAAGAACTGAAACAGCTCGTTAAAGAATCACATGACAGAGGTATTAAAATTATTCTGGATTTCGTTGTGAACCATACGGGCTATAATCATCCGTGGCTGCAAGACCCCAGCAAAAAGAATTGGTTTCATCCTGAGTTGGAAATTACAAATTGGGATGACCAGAAAAATGTTGAGAACGGATGGCTGGCAGGTTTGCCAGATCTGAACACAGAAAATCCTGCTACGAGAAAGTACTTGCTGGATGCTGCACAATATTGGATTAAAGAAACTGATATTGATGGCTACAGATTAGATACGGTAAAGCATGTACCAAAAGATTTCTGGAAAGAATTTTCTCGGAAAGTGCAGGAAACGAAGCCGGATTTTTATTTGATAGGCGAAGTATGGCACAATGATCCAAGATATATTGCAGAGTACAACAAAGCAGGGATCCAGTCTTTTGTAGATTATCCTTTATTCAATGAAATGGTTAAAGCTTTCAGAGAAAGCGGACAGTCTCTTTCTGAACTGCAATCAGTATGGGAACGAAACAAATATTATTACAACGACCCTTATACATTGGGTAACTTTATTGATAATCATGACAATATTCGATTTGTCCGAGAAGCGCTGCTTAAACAGGAAAATCCTGAAAAAAGGCTAAAACTAGCGCTCACATATTTGTATACTGCACCTGGAATTCCTATTTTGTATCAAGGTACAGAGCATATGATGGATGGGGCACAAGATCCTGATAACCGCAAAATGACGGACTTTAATCAAAACAAGAATATCGAAACATTCACTGCATCACTGGCAAATCTTCGTCAAAAGTACACCGCACTAAGACGAGGTGACCAGAAAATGATAGTAGATGATGGTGCAATAGCTGTATTTAAAAGAAAATACAAAAATGAAACCATTTATGTCGTTTATAACAACGATAAAAAGAAACACACAATAAACTTTTCAGAAAAAGATTTGAAACAGCATAAACTTTTAAATTTATTAAAAGATGAAGAAATAAACGTGAATGATAATAAAGTCTCTATTGAAATGAAGGGTGAAACAGCACAAGTTTTTATTTTAAGAGAAAGTAAAATGAACACGATGTTGTATGTTGGAATCGGACTGGTTCTTATATTTGTTCTCTTTTTATACCTTTTTTTCAAGAGCAAAAAGAAAAGTTCGTAA
- a CDS encoding sugar ABC transporter permease yields the protein MSIKKAKFIRLTLSYLVLMIAIAVVIYPVLWVVGSSLNPGNSLSSSTIIPTNATLAHYKKLFAETEYLTWYWNTLKICFCTMVLSVIFIGLTGYAFSRYRFVGRKNGLMTFLILQMIPQFVAILAIYILANQVGLLDTHLALILVYVGGSIPMNTWLAKGYYDTIPKELDESARIDGAGHFRIFWQIILPLSKPILAVIALFTFIGPFGDFILASILISSDEKQTLAVGLFNMISNKFGNNFTLFAAGSVLVAIPIGLLFLSLQRFFISGLTAGGTKG from the coding sequence ATGAGTATAAAAAAAGCAAAATTTATCCGTTTAACTTTATCCTATCTAGTTCTTATGATTGCCATTGCTGTTGTCATTTATCCAGTACTTTGGGTTGTCGGTTCATCACTCAATCCAGGCAACAGTTTATCAAGCTCTACAATCATTCCTACAAATGCCACATTGGCTCACTACAAAAAGCTATTTGCTGAAACCGAGTATTTAACGTGGTATTGGAATACATTAAAAATCTGTTTCTGTACGATGGTTCTATCTGTTATCTTTATTGGGCTCACAGGCTATGCTTTTTCAAGATATAGATTCGTTGGACGTAAAAACGGCTTGATGACATTCTTAATCTTGCAGATGATTCCACAGTTCGTTGCGATTCTAGCAATCTATATTCTAGCGAATCAAGTTGGTCTTTTGGATACACATCTTGCATTAATTCTTGTATATGTTGGTGGAAGTATTCCAATGAACACATGGCTTGCTAAAGGATACTACGATACGATTCCGAAAGAATTGGATGAGTCAGCACGTATAGATGGTGCAGGACACTTCCGTATTTTTTGGCAGATTATTTTGCCTCTTTCAAAACCAATACTGGCTGTTATCGCACTATTTACCTTTATCGGACCGTTCGGAGATTTTATCTTAGCTTCAATCTTGATCAGTTCAGATGAAAAGCAAACACTTGCTGTTGGATTGTTTAACATGATTTCTAATAAATTCGGTAATAATTTTACACTTTTTGCGGCAGGTTCCGTTTTAGTTGCAATTCCAATCGGGCTTTTATTCCTGTCACTGCAGCGTTTCTTCATCTCTGGGTTAACAGCTGGAGGTACAAAAGGATAA
- a CDS encoding sugar ABC transporter permease — translation MTYRKTAALLSIIPGIGQFFNKQWVKGIAFLFLAACYVIAFSDFLNIGLWGIVTLGTEVPRDHSIFLLVQGVISLLVVAIGIGFYVFNIYDAYQNGKKRDMGLTLNTLREQYHNVVDKGFPYLLIGPGFLLLLFVVIFPIIFMLLLSFTNYDLYHSPPAKLVDWVGLQTFTQIFSLDIWRETFVSVFAWTIIWTFTATTLQVAIGILLAVIINQPDLRFKGVIRTLLILPWAVPAFVSILIFSGLFNDTFGAINTDILGALGIDPIPWMTDPFFTKIALIMIQSWLGFPFIMAMTTGVLQSIPGELYEAATVDGASTLDKFRKITLPMILFAIAPILITQYTFNFNNFNVIYLFNNGGPAVPDQNAGGTDILISWIYNLTMTSAQYSKAAAVTVMLSIIIITVALWQFRKTKAFKDEGMI, via the coding sequence ATGACATATCGTAAGACGGCAGCTCTTCTGTCCATTATTCCAGGAATTGGCCAGTTTTTTAATAAACAATGGGTAAAAGGAATTGCATTTTTATTTTTGGCAGCATGTTATGTAATCGCTTTTTCAGATTTTCTAAACATCGGTCTTTGGGGAATCGTTACGCTTGGTACTGAAGTTCCGCGTGACCACTCAATTTTTCTACTTGTACAAGGTGTTATTTCTTTGCTTGTCGTTGCAATAGGTATCGGGTTTTATGTATTTAATATTTATGATGCTTATCAAAATGGCAAAAAGCGTGATATGGGATTAACACTGAACACTTTAAGAGAACAATATCACAATGTAGTAGATAAAGGCTTTCCGTATTTATTGATTGGACCTGGATTCTTATTATTATTGTTCGTCGTTATTTTTCCGATCATTTTCATGCTTCTTTTATCTTTTACAAACTATGATTTATATCATTCACCGCCTGCTAAATTAGTAGACTGGGTAGGTTTGCAAACATTTACTCAAATCTTCTCACTAGATATTTGGCGTGAAACATTTGTATCCGTATTTGCATGGACGATTATTTGGACGTTTACAGCTACGACATTGCAAGTTGCGATCGGGATTCTTCTTGCCGTAATTATTAACCAACCAGATTTGCGGTTTAAAGGGGTTATCCGTACATTATTAATTCTTCCTTGGGCAGTGCCAGCGTTCGTTTCAATCCTGATCTTTAGCGGATTGTTCAATGATACGTTCGGCGCAATTAATACTGATATTTTAGGAGCTCTTGGAATCGATCCCATACCCTGGATGACAGATCCGTTCTTCACAAAGATTGCATTGATAATGATTCAGTCGTGGTTAGGTTTTCCTTTTATTATGGCTATGACTACAGGTGTACTTCAATCTATTCCGGGTGAATTATATGAAGCCGCGACTGTTGATGGTGCTTCTACGCTGGATAAATTCAGAAAAATTACGCTTCCTATGATTCTATTTGCAATTGCACCAATATTAATCACACAATACACATTCAATTTTAATAACTTTAACGTCATTTACTTGTTTAATAACGGTGGTCCAGCAGTGCCTGATCAAAATGCAGGCGGTACTGATATTTTGATTTCATGGATCTACAACTTAACGATGACGTCTGCTCAATATAGTAAAGCAGCAGCGGTAACCGTAATGCTTTCCATTATTATTATTACAGTTGCTCTTTGGCAATTTAGAAAAACAAAAGCATTTAAGGATGAAGGGATGATTTAA